Genomic segment of Hirundo rustica isolate bHirRus1 chromosome 6, bHirRus1.pri.v3, whole genome shotgun sequence:
GGATATTCCCTGGGTTAGTACAACGCAATCtggtgattaaaaaataaataaatttttaaaaaaatcatcccttcccccctcccgATTCTTCCTTATGGACCGAGTATGCCAAGCTCCCGCCATCATCTTTCTCGAGAAAAAGGTGCACCTTCCATCTACCATGCCTCGGTGAAGACGCAAAAAAAAGCCCTGTCCTAGAGATCCCATTCCTTAACGCACACACCCGCCAGCCTTCCCCGCCGAGAGCTCAGCCGAGGTGTGAAAAATGCCCCGTTGAGGGTAGGAAACCTGCCAACAACAAGGAGAGAATTTGAGGTAGCACTGTAAACAGCcctgcaaacaaaacaaataacaacTTAAATTCCTTCCAGATTTAAAGAAAGAGGCAAGAAAGaggcgggggggtggggggggtggaatAAAGAGAGAGAAGCGGGGAGAGGGCTCTCGGCATACTCTGCGGATGTCCTGGGAGGATTCACTTTGTCTGCGGATAGAAGGGACGCTGGTGGCTTCGGTGGCGGATGGAGGGGGGTGGTTGTTGGTCATCCACATGCCACCCAAGATGTTATTCACTGCTAACAATTACCATTATCTGTCCCCACTTTTGGCTAATCAGACAGAATATGTAATGATGACGCCTGTTTCCTGCTGTCTTTGGGAGGTAACGGGTTATTCTCTCATGGGGGTGGCAGGAGGGGGGGTTACACCTACTCCCATTAGGGCTTTAGCACTTGACTAATTCAGGTACTTAGCATCCTATAGACAGGGACGGTTTGAAAGCAGGCAGTGTTTGCAGTGGGGAGGACTGTTTATATAAACAGGACACCTCTGTAAACGACACTAATATTTGAGGTTAGGTGGCGATGGAAAGGAAGGTCCTCTTGAGCCGAGAGATTCCCCAGTAACTGGACGCAATCCTTTCCTCGCAGCTTTTAAAGAAGGGAGTTCTgtttggggtgatttttttttttttttttttttttttttttttggggtggggggtgtgCACAACCTACCATGGCCACATCTGGCAGGATCAGTTTTACAGTGAGGAGCATTTTGGATTTACCAGAGCAGGATGTAAATAACATAAAGCAAGCCTCTGACCATCACCACTCACCGGAGAACTGCACCGGCTCGCCGTATCGAGGGTGGATAGAAACAGACAGAAATCACTATCCTTGTGAGTATAAACCGGACAGGAATTCGCCATCCCCGCTCAGTTATCTTTTATTTGTTTCCCCCCTTCCTTTGAGGAAGATGCGAAGCAGTGAATTGACAGTGTACACAGCCTACAGGACCGGGGGAATCCAGGCTAGGAATTTTATATAATATTACTGTATTGCAACAACAAAACCGCTGAAATGCCCCGGCCACGATCTTAAGACAGAAaagagggtttgggttttgttgtgggttattttgggagatttttttttttttttttttgcggcGGGGGGGAGGGTGATAGGTCTGGGCGTGTTCCCAGCTGTGGCAGAACCCAAAATCTCAGGCTGTGTCTACCTCTCTCTGCGCGTTTATCGTTTTAGCCCATTTCCcggattattatttttttttttaacccccgTTTCACCGTTGCGAAAAACCCTGTCGCTTTGTGCAGAAGGGTTTGAGGCCACCCTACGCCCCTCAGAGGAAAGCTGAGCACCCCCCGTGCCTGGCCTCCCCGAGCTGCCGCGGAGCGCCCTGCGCGCCACCGCCTACATCCCCGCACCTGCCGGCGCGGCGGGCAGGTTCCAGTTCGCACACCCGGCTGTGAGGCGTCTCGGCCGCACCTCGCACACAGAAACGGTGCCGCAGACACACGGCGTTTATTGTATACCTGTGTGCGCAGGGGGAGCTCGTCCCTTGCATGGGTGCGGGAACACCACCGGGATAAGTTAAATATTGAGGTAATCGAGAGGCGAGTGAAAAGCAGTTGTGAAAGGACCGGGCAGCCTCATATTCTGTTTCAGTAGCCAGGAAACACGGGGGCTGGCAGCCCGCGATCCTCGGACTGCGCGCGGCGAAGCGGCCGTGCTCCTGCGGGGATTGCCGGCCGGGAAAAGCGAGTCCCCCACGGGAGGACAGCCCGCTCCGGCCCGCGGGCTAGGTGTACTGTACTCCTGGGGTTAGCTCACATCTCTCGTTGACTGTTGGGATCAATCCGGCCCGGTAGACAGCCGGGGCTCTCCCTGCGAGAGGCGTCTCAGCTCTCGGCGGCCTCCTCCGTGCTTGCCCCGCTCCCGGGCCCCGGCTGCTCCCTCTCTCTAACCCACTCGCTGTCCCCAGCTTCCGACGAGAGCGGCCCGGAGATGAGCTTGCCCGACTCCACCCAAAGGTCGCTCCCCGCCCGCGGCTCGGAGGCcgaggagaagaagaagaagcgGCGGGTGCTCTTCTCCAAGGCGCAGACGCTGGAGCTGGAGCGGCGGTTCCGGCAGCAGCGATACCTTTCGGCGCCGGAGCGGGAGCAGCTGGCCCGGCTGCTCAGCCTCACCCCCACGCAGGTGAAGATCTGGTTCCAGAACCACCGCTACAAGATGAAGCGGGCGCGAAGCGAGGGCCCCGGCAGCCCCCagccgcgcccgcccgccctGCTGCGCCGGGTGGTGGTGCCGGTCCTGGTGCGGGACGGGGAGCCCTGCCGCGGCTGTCCCGCCAGTCCACCGGCGCCCGCAGCGCGGCCCAAGCTGGGCTGCGCCCTGGCGGGATGCAGCGCCCAGGCCGCCCTCACCCTGCAGGGCTACCGAGcctgcccgcccgccgccgccctcgGCGTCTTCCCCGCGTACCAGCACTTAGCGCACCCCGCCGTCGTCTCCTGGGGATGGTGACAGCGGCGCTCAGCCCTCCGGGGCCGGACTCACGCCGAGGGAGAGGGGCTGCCCGCCCCACCCCGGGCCGTAGCGCGGGGAAGGCGCCGGGGAGCGCCGGGGCGCGGCGCGGTCGGGCTCGGGCGGGCCGGGCGGCGGAGCGCGGCTCCGGGGCGGCGGCAGGCCGGGGCGAAGCTGGCCGGGGCCGCGCTCACCTGTGCCGGCCTCACCCGAGGGCGAGGATGCCGCGTGAGGCGCGAATTTTGTAAAACCTGCGCTCCTCCTCCTCGTATCCGAGAGATTCcatgttaaaaattaatgatCATCCTAGCGACCTagtgtgttttaaaatagcTGACCCTTCCAGTGACTAATAAAATGATTTTAGGCAAATAAATTTTTCCCGGCGGAGAAGAGTAGTTTTGACGATTGGGACAGTTTCGTAGGATTTCTTCCTGTGCTATAAAATCTTAAATACTTGTCTCGATAGCTCCAGTCGAATTTGACGTTCAAGTTCGTTTGTTTTATCCATATGAGCCGGTAAATGGCAAATAAATTTTGGTGCGAGCATCTCACTGTAAACGCGGTGATAATTCCTACGGGAAGCGTGAGCTCGCAGTCTCCCGCTCTGGAGACTCCTGCTCCTCACGACTTTGCGTTTTAAGCGGCGATGTCCTCCACAGTGCCGCTAAGGCAGCATCCAGAATTAAGCCAAACTTTCCGTTAGCTTCAAACTGTTCCAAATTTCGACTGGGGAAGGATAGccaagaaaattatgttttgaaattatttgataaACTACCGATTTTATTCCTTTGGGGTGAAAGTAATAACATATATTTTCTGCCAATCGCCAATGGGGGAAAAGCCCTAAACCCTGCTACAAAGCTAAACCCAGGTCCCTGAAATATGGACTAGACCGACTGCTTCCATTCCTCCTACGGCACCTGCGGAGCACGAACGCGGAGGGAATATTTGGGGCAAAAACCCCATGGGGACTGATGCAGACAACGTGGCCGCCCAAGAAAAGGTGTCACGGAAAGGGACCCGCAGAAGATATTTGAGTGGtgattttattatatataattttttttttaatttattccctGGAAGGGGATCATTTCGGACGAGGTATGCCCCTGGGATGTGGTGTGCTACCTACACATCCCAGGGAGCCCACGGAGAACGAAGCTGGGAGGTGCTGTCGTCGCGGATGGGGCGGCCACCAAAAGCACAGATCGATTTCCGTGGCTGATTTTGGCCGCTTCCCTCTCCAGAATGGCCCcgctctcctcccagccctaCCTTACCGAGGGCTTCGCACCCTCCACCTGGGCGGCTCGGTGTCTCCTCTGTCCTCCGTGAGGGAGGATCAGAGCCAGCTGCGGtgcaggacaggctggggagaaggaagggacgCCAGTCCCACCTACACCCCCTTCCCCGCTGGGACAGGGGGCCGTGCGCCAGGAGGCGGAGAGCGCATCAGGCCTCTGGGATGTGcgagaaggacctggggaaaCATAGCTTCTCTCTCACCTGGGTTTGATTTTATTAGTTGGTTGGatggttggttggtgggttttgATTTTTCGTTGTTGTTGTCTttcccctgcccctttccctttatttttcctcctgccacccgaaatctttttttttccgtCTCAGCTGCTGGCCACCTTGTCTCCCATATGGATGGGGTTATCTTAGAAGAATCTCCCAGAGAATCGCTCCTTAAACCTCCTTTTGTCTTGGAGGTTGAAAAGAGCATTGTTGTGCATGAAAAGGACCTAGACAAAATCCGCACTGTTTCAATTCAGGACTGTTTAATCAGTCCCTAGTGACAATTTTATGGGTTTTAGGTGGTACAATAGCATCTTTTAAAACCTTGTGGCCTTCATGAAAACAAAGGGCTTGAATTTTATGGGCTTACAACTCCAATTAGAACAGTGCCAATGTGTACGGGAGATTATCAAATTTGTATCATAAAACCCCTCTATAATAAATGATTACTGGAAGCTGGGGAGGGGCGGGAAGGGAGAAAAGACTCAGACTTCAAGCAATGGACTTTGTCACATGTAGTTTTAAAAGTACAGATGCTGCCCTGCATTTTAACCCTTTGTGACCCAACTATGCAGCAGGATCATCTGTGGAAATAGTGTGATAACGTcattagaaaaggaaacaaagacaaCGGGACAAGACTGCTCCTCCTCAGCACAAATCTACCTTCCATCAGCTTCCCGAGTGTTTGCAGCATCTCACCTGGATGAGGTCCTTCACCAGGGTCCTTCCCTGGCTCCATCACTCATCTGCTGTCCTGTCCAGGAGTCCACATATGGCCACAGGAAGGCTCTCTAAAATAGGAAGGCTTCCTTAAATTACTGCTTTTATGAGCTACTGTACATCCAGGTAATGACAGAGGATGTCCTTCCCAATCCCAGTGGTTTTCTCTGATAACTGGCTGATGTGGGTTTCTTCACAAAAACTGTGCAATTTGTGAGTGTTGCCTTTTAGCAAGTCCAGGGAGGGGGAAAGGTGCAATTCCCAGGCACTGGCAGAGGCTAACGAGATGCTCTTGCCGGGTGAGTGAAGCCATCTCAACAGGGGTGCAGGGAAGATGGCAGAGTCATGTTCAAGCATGAAGAAAAGCAGCCCTTTAAGTTAATACGGCCAAGTAGAAAGAAGAATGAATTAAATAATGAGACAATTCAATAGTCTATGGAGAGAGATGTACAGTAAAGAAAAAGTCTTGAGGAGGATAGGGTGggactgaaaatattattttttcctgacagaaataaattaatctgtCTAAATTTTAACCCCTTTTAGTGAGGAAAATAGTTTACCACTGGTTAAGCTGTATCTAGGAGATACTTCTTTAAAAGTGCCATTGATAACAGCTTTGGGGCAAGAGAAATTTAGCACCTTTCAGCATATTTTCTGTtactttgactttttttttttgataaggCACGAAATCATCTCAGTTGttggtttagatttttttgcCTCCTCCTCAAAGGGGTGAGTGcacagtttctgccttttctttcttttccccaccaGGTCTCATTGTTACTTTCACCCAGCAAATAGGCCTGTGAATTTCACTGAAACTAATGAATAAGCATACCACGATCAAGACCTAATGCCATCTTCAGCTAATGAAAAGCATTGCTAGCATCATCAAACGTATTCCTGGGTGCTTTTTTCTTAGTCAGTAAATAAACAATTGAATTTGCAAAGGCCCAGCCCTGTTTCAGTGGGAGCCCCCCGAGAACATGTTTGGCAACTTAGAACTAAGACATTAAAACAATTCACCAGATTGCCTCTATTTTTCGGATGATACTTCTGAACGAGCACATGTTCAAGCCTCTTTGTGATACTTCATGAACAAGTTGAGTGTTCCCCTGCCAATGCACATCCATCATTCATCTTTGTATATACACATCCCAGgcattttgaaaattacaaCAGATGAAAAACGTCGCCTCTGAAGCAGAGTTCTGCCATGCTCCAAATTCTCTTGTCACTGACTTAGGAAAAGCTCCTGGCAGCCTTGCTGTGTGTATGTCTTGGTTAATGACCCATCTGGACTGTGCTGTTAATTAAGTCCAGGTCAAGTCTGTCAAAACTTTCGGAATCTTGTCCTCTTGTACCTCACAACATTTGATAGGAATAGGCCTTCCACCCTTGCTGAATGTCCAGCTGACGCTCTAGGATCACAGTGAGCtcactttgttttcagaaacagctCGTGTCCAACTCTGTTTGTGGAGAAGCCCAGTTCTGGCTCTCCTGGTACTCAGTGACCTTCACAATTTGCAGTTCATTGTTTAAGATAGCATCTTACTGGACTCGAGTCCCTGATAGCTGCTGCTTCTTGAGAAATGGGAACAGCTAAGATACAAGGAATAGGAGCTTCTGAGCCTTACTAATGGTACTCAGCCTTTTCTTCAAAAGCCTAGGTCGTgcaatttccttttcctcagatGGTGCTTCCAACGCCTAAGCATTGGACCAGTCCCATACATTATTGGCCACCAGGTAGTGAACTCTTTCCAGAATTCTTGCCATGAACAAAGACTTGCAAAACAAAAGTTCCACTCcacttacattaaaaaaaatagacaagAATTTAAGTGCTACCAGTGTCAACAATGGCAGAAGGACCCCAGACATCTCACGTAATTTTCAGGAGGCTTCTGACTCACTGTGCTGGTTGTAGCTGagataaagttaattttcttacaGTAGCTAGTATGGGATTGCTTTGAATTTGTGCTGATAATGGTGTCTGATGGTTTGAATTTGtgctgaaatggctgttgataatacAGAATTCTTTATGTTATTGCAGAGCGGTGCTTGTACTGCATCGTggtcttttctgtttttcatattCCCCACCAGTAAAAAGGCTGTGGGTGCACGAGAATGTGGGAGGAGACACAggtgggacaggtgaccccCACCGATCAAAGGGATAGCCCATGTCATATGGCACCAAGCTCAGCGTTTaaagcaggaggaagaaggaggaagagtgGCTGTTCAGAGCTCTGGAATTTGTCTTCTCCAGTAACTGTTGGTTGTGGTGGAGCTCTGATGAACACTTGCCTGCCCATGAGAAGAAGTGaattgtttttgctttgtttatatGAGTGacttttgctttccctcttAAAGTGCCTTTATCTAAACCCATGAATTTTCTCgctttcttcctttcacttctctcccttctcaggGGTAGAAGGAGCAACTGGCTGTGGGTGCttagttgctggctggggttaaaccatggcACTCAGTTTAAAGCTAACTTCCTGTGGGAAAGGAGGCAATGGATGGAGAGTTACCCAGAGCAGAAAAGTTGCTTTATTCTCCTTAAGCATGGAGCTCAAGTAACActcaggagcagaggagctAAGATCAATAGTAACACcattaaaatgatttttggAAGTCACACATCTACTGGGTGTAACAAGCCTAAGGAGATCTCAGTCTGCCACTAAGCACAGATTACTGAGCTATGAGATCAGGTTGCTTTTCATCATATTCAGGCTCACAATTGCCTTCTAAATTATGAAGGAAATCAGCTCTCTAGACCAAGGATACTGGTAGATGCCAGTTTTCATCCTGTTTTCTCCAGGATGAGAGAGATTTAAAAGAGGTCATAAAGTGTTCTAGAAAAAGCAAGAATATCTTCAGAACACAGATAtaacttttttaatattcaggGCCAACACAGAGAAAAGTCCATTTCTGACATCCACTGGTTTCAGGTGGCCTTCCTGAATAAAAGGAGACCTAGTCATTTACTTATTCACAGGCCTCTGCTCAATCTAATTCTTAAACGTCAGAGTTAGATATCCTCTTCAGAATCTGACAGAATTTTATTCTAGATAAATACTAGAGTTAtactttaaaagagaaaagaaacaaagagacaCAGCAAAAAGACACAGGAAAACGTGTAACAACAGTGAACAGAATAAATCTCGCCACTTTTTGTGCACAGGATGTATTCTCATGGGACTGTCCCCGCTGCTTTTGAACAGTCAGGGGCATCTCCCATGCAGGAGAGCCCTGCTCATTAGTTCACAGTGTGGACAGAAATGATTTCTTGACATTCCCACAGTGCTTGACTTTGCAGTATTTGTTGGCAGGAAGCATCTGACTTTTTAGAGTCGGAATGCTGTTTTCCTACTATGtccttattttcctgtttgattTGGTGGGGGGATTTGGTACTAAGGTAATGGCTTTATGTTATTCAACACTAACCATGATTCTACTAAATCATAAATATAGccacttaaaaatataataaaatatctatctgaagattaaaaaaaccttctcTTGTTTGTGTGCATCCATATAGAGTTCCGAATCAGACACATCTGCTTTCTGCAAAATGCAGTATCATCCACGAGAATTGCTTTGCCATCACACTTCAGAGAAGTCCTCTTCTGTTGCTCACTGGGCACCATTTGGGAGGTCCTCATGATCTGTTGCTTTCAGGGGTTTCATGTTACCAGACATCCTTCTGCGCTATTTGTACAAACAGTAAAAAGGTGGATGTGACAGTTTTGACTCATCTTTTCCCTTAACTTCTCCTACACTAGCCTCAGGATGCTACTGTTGGTATCTTTAATGCTGAAGTTCTGCCTTCATCACCACAGGTTTTTCCTCTGTGCATGGTTTACCTGCCTTCTGTTGGTGGCTGAGATGGTGTTAATATTCTGTCTT
This window contains:
- the NKX2-8 gene encoding homeobox protein Nkx-2.8 translates to MATSGRISFTVRSILDLPEQDVNNIKQASDHHHSPENCTGSPYRGWIETDRNHYPSSDESGPEMSLPDSTQRSLPARGSEAEEKKKKRRVLFSKAQTLELERRFRQQRYLSAPEREQLARLLSLTPTQVKIWFQNHRYKMKRARSEGPGSPQPRPPALLRRVVVPVLVRDGEPCRGCPASPPAPAARPKLGCALAGCSAQAALTLQGYRACPPAAALGVFPAYQHLAHPAVVSWGW